The Candidatus Hydrogenedentota bacterium nucleotide sequence GCCATCTGCAACGAGATATTCAAGGACTGGAACGACATCGAGCGGACCGTCCATTATGTGAAGGAAGTGGGTTACGACGGGCTCGAGATCGCCCCGTTTACGCTGGCGCCGTACGTAACCGATATCCCCGAGGCGACGCGGCGGCAGATTGTGCGGGCGGCGCAGGCGGCGGACCTGGAGATAGCGGGCATCCACTGGGTGTTCGTCGGGCCGCAGGGCGTGTATCTGACGCACCCGGACAAGGCGGTGCGCGCGTTCACGGCGGAATACCTCGCTGACCTGGTGCGTTTCTGCGGCGAGATCGGCGGGAAGGTGCTGGTCTTCGGGTCGCCGAAGCAGCGCAACGTGATGCGGGACGTTACGTACAACCAGGCGCTTTGCTACGCGCGCGAGGTTTTCGAGGCGGCGCTGCCCCGCTGCGAGGAATACGGTGTCACGATTTGCATGGAGCAGCTGACCCACCTGGAAACCAACTTCTGCCAGACGGTGGAGGAAACGGCCGAGTTGATTGACGCGGTCAGTCATCCGAATTTTCAACTCTTGCTCGACACGAAAGCGATGGCGTTTCAGGCGGAGGATCGGCCGGTTCTCATCCGCAAATACGCGAAGTATCTGCGTCACTATCACGCGAACGACGAGAACCTGGAGGGGCCCGGAGCCGGCAAGGTCGATTTCGGCCCCATTTTCGCCGCGTTGCGCGAGATTGGGTACGCGGGCTATATGTCGGTCGAAGTGTTCAAGTTCGATGCCGGCCCCGAAGCCATAGCCACAAAGAGCCTCGAATACCTCCGGCGCTTTGTCTGAGCCCGCTTTGTCAACAGGCGCGGAATCTGCTTGCCGTCACACAGGAGCGCGAATTCCCTTGCCCATTCCGTTTGAAGACGATCCCATGACAACTTTTGCCGCTTGGCTGGAGGAAGTGCAGGCGCAGGCGGACCTGGTCCCCGAACCCACGGCGGCGGCATTGGCCACGGTGGACGGGCAAGGCGCGCCCGACGTGCGCATCGTGCTCGTAAAGAAGTCGGACGCAGGCGGCTTCGTCTTCTTCACGAACCTGAACAGCCCCAAGGCGCGGCAACTTGCCGCCCATCCCCGTGCCGCACTGTGCTTCTACTGGGGCCCGCTGGACCGCCAGGTGCGCATCCGGGGACCCGTGGAACGGGTGGGCGACGCGGAAGCGGACGAGTATTTCGCTACGCGCCCGCGCGAGAGCCAGATCGGCGCCTGGGCGTCGAAGCAGTCCGAGGCGTTGCGCGGGCGTTTTGAACTCGAGACACAGGTTGCGATTTACGGGGCGAGGCACGCGATTGGCAAGGTGCCCAGGCCCGAGTTCTGGTCCGGATTCCGCCTGGTCCCCGAATCGATCGAATTCTGGCTGAAAAGGCCGTTTCGCCTGCACGAACGGCTGCTCTACACCCGTTCCGGAGGCGGCTGGCAGAAGCAGTTGTTGTATCCGTAATCGCAGGGCTTGCCGAACCCGAACGGCACCGCAGCAAGAAGCCCCCCGAGCAGGCGTGAGCAACGTGACCATGTTTCTTCCGGGGCTTTCCGCGGCACGCAAGATCTTGTGGCGGTGAGCGCTCGGACTGCATGTGGAAAACTCGGGGGAAAACGGTTGGGAGGGCGTGGACAGGCGGGGGAGAGCCGCTGCATGGCTATGGCGCCGAAGTCTCGAGTTCTTGCCATAAGTAATTATAAAGTAATGCTTTACATGTCATATCCGCGAAGATAATCACCTGTGAGCCGGTGTGAATAGGGTGGTTTCCGAAACCGGGTCCTACCTAAGCGGCCTGTGGATAATTTGTCAGTTTCGGCTCCGTTCTGCACACACAAGATGTAGTCGGGCTGTGTCAGGCTGCCTGGACGGGAAGCCCGGAATCGCCGGCGCGTCATCGGCGTTGCGTGGTGGTGCAGCAAGTATTGGAACGCGCTTGCGTGAGATATTGCCGACGCCCCGCGCCTTACCTATAATGACCGGGCGGGAGGCGTATTGGATGGCTCGATACCTGGTGACGGGCGGCGCGGGGTTTATTGGCTCGAACCTCGTGCGGGCGCTGCTGGCGCGCGGCGAACAGGTCCGCGTGCTGGACGACTTTGCGACGGGCCGCCGCGTCAATATCGCAGAGGTTACGGACCGGGTCGACGTGGTCGAAGGCAGCATCTGCGACGCGGATGCGGTACGCCGGGCCATGTCGGGCGTGGACTATTGCCTGCATCTCGCCGCGATACCATCCGTGCCGCGTTCGGTGGCCGACCCGCTGCGGTCGAACCGCGTGAATGTCGAAGGAACGCTTCAGGTCTTTCTGGCCGCGCGTGACGCGGAGGTCAAACGCGTGGTCTACGCCTCTTCTTCGAGCGTGTACGGCAACGCGCCGCCCGGCCCGCTCGCCGAGGGACTGCCGCGGGCGCCGGTCTCGCCTTATGGCGTGAGCAAGGCCGCGGCCGAGATGTACGCGGAGACGTTCAGCCGCCTCTACGGCGTCGACCTGGTTGGCCTGCGCTATTTCAACGTCTTCGGCCCGCGCCAGGACCCGAATTCGCCTTACGCGGCGGTGATCCCGATTTTCATACGCGCGCTGCGCGGGGGGCGCCGCCCACCGGTGCACGGTGACGGCGGCCAGTCGCGCGATTTCACGTTCGTGGACAACGTCGTGGAGGCTAATCTGCTGGCGTGCGCCTGTCCTGGGCGCATCGCGGGTGTTTATAATGTGGCCTGTGGGGATTCGACCCCGGTGCTGGGCCTTGCCGATATGCTGAATGCCATATTAGGGACGCGGATTGAACCGGAGTATCTGCCGGCGCGCCCGGGCGACATCCGCGACTCGCGGGCGGACATCAGCCGTGCCAGGCAGGCGTTTGGGTATGTGCCGCGTGTGTCGTTGCGCGAGGGACTCGAGCGGACGGCGGTGTGGTACGAGCGGACGGAGGACGGCTCATGACTCGGAAGAAGACCGTGCTGGCGGTGGTCGCGCACGCGGACGACCTCGAATTCATGGCCGCGGGGACCATCGCGCGCTTCATCGACGAACTGGGCTGCGACGTGTACGAATACATCCTGACGGACAACTCGAAGGGCTCGTACCGGCTCTCGCCCCAGACGCTTATCGAGGTTTCGGCGCGCGAAGCGGGCGAGGCAGCCAGGATACTGGGCCTGCGCGAGGTCCGGCTCGAAGGCTACCGGGACGGCCGCCTGAACGAAGTACACCCGAATGTGCTGCGCGACAAGATCATGGCGTTCATCCGCGAAGTGAGAGCGGATATCGTCATGAGCTGGGACCCGTTCGCGCCGTACGAGGACCATCCGGATCACCGCATGACCGGCATGGCCACGCTGGAAGCCGCCGCGTTCAGCGGCAATCCGCTGTTTCACCCTGGCCACGCCAATCCGCCCCGCCCGGTTACGGAAGCGTACTGGTTCGCGAAGCATCCGATGAACGCGGAGCTGTTTGTCGATATCTCGGCGACCATCGACAAGAAGATCGCGGCGCTGCTCGCCCATGATTGCCAGATGGTCCTGACTGTGGACGCGCTGCTCCAGGAAGCGCGCACGATCGGGGTCGAACTGCCGATACTCGAACAACTGGAGGATGGCGGGCACAAGGAACTAATCGCGGCGGGCGTGCGCCGCTGGTGCGCGGAACTCGGCGAGCCGCGCGGCATCGCCTTCGCCGAACAGTTTCGCTACGAGAAGCTGGGCATGCTCGACAAGGTATTGGGCGCGGGCTTTGTCAGGCCTGATTTCGGCTCTTGAACCGCCACACCGCGCGCCGAAACCTTACGCAAGCACCGGCGCCCCGGCCTCGGCGTCCCACCGCACCGCCCTGCCGGAATCCAGGGACCACACGGCCATGTGCGCCACGGTGGCGCCCATGCAGCCTGCTTCAGCCGGCGCGATGGTTGTGCTGCGGTTTCGCATCGCGTCAAAGAAATTTTGCAGATGCGGCTCATTGCGAATGCCGTCCGAGGGGACCTTTTCTTCCACGTCGTTCCGGAAAACGGACATTGCGCCCATGCCCGTGATCTCGAGGGTGCCTTCCGTGCCCAGGTACCGCTCTACGAGCCCGAAATGTCCGTTGCTGTCCGCCGTCGTGAAATTGAAATGGAACTTGCTGTCGGGATATTCGACGACCGCGCTGACGGTGTCGGGCGTGCTGCGCCCGTCCTCCACGTTGTAGATGCCGCCCGCGGCCACGACCCGCGCGGGCATATCGCTGCCCGTGATGAAATGGCACATGTCGAGGTGGTGCAGCATAAGGTCGCCGAAATAGCCGTTTGAATACTCGCGGAACTGCCGCCAGTGGAAATAGCGCGTGAAATCCAGGGGATAGCTCTTCGTGTCGCGGAGGAAGGCCGCCCAGTGCACGTTTTCCTCGTTGGCATCGCCGGGCGGCGCGGCCTCCGTCAGACGTCCGGATTTGAAATGCCGGTTCACCTGAACGAGCACGAGCTTGCCGATGGCGCCCGAACCCACAACCTCGCGCGCTTTCTGGTACATCGGCATGCTGCGCAATTGCGTGCCTGTTTGGAATACCGCTCCGGTCTCGCCCACCCAGTCGCGGATATCGCGGGCATCCTGCGCGGTCAATGCAATTGGCTTCTCGCAATACACGTCGAGTCCCGCGTCCAGCGCCGCGAGCACCGCGGGCGTGTGGATGTGGTCCGGCGTCGCGATGACGACGGCGTCCAGGGGCTCCTTCTCGAACATGTCCTCGAACCGGACATAGGAACCCACTTCCGGGCGCTTTGCCTTGCACCAATTTACGGCGCGATCGCGCCAGACGTCATACGTGTCGCAGACCGCCGTTACGTCGACGCCTTCCAGCGTCAGCGTACTTTCCAGAATAGACGAGCCGCGACTGCCCACGCCGATGAACGCGCACTGAATCCGGTCGTTCGGGCCGATTGCGCGCCGTTGGGGCGCGGGTTTCGCGCGGTGCGTGGCCGCGGCGGCCGCGCGGCCGCTGTCGGCCGCCGTTGTGGCGCAGCCCGCCAATACGGACGTGGCCGTGAGCCGCGCCATATCCGCCATGAACTGCCGCCGTTCTGGATTGGATTCGCTCATGACGCCGTTCGCCTCCCGATTTTGCGGTTCCGCCGATACGGTTTTCCGGTCATTCCGCTTCGATTTCGAGGTCGTAACAGAACCGGTGCTCCCCCTCGCGCGGGCATTGGACCAGCCACTCGCCCTTGGGCGACACGATGCCCGTGGGCGAATTGACGGCGCCCTCGGCCGCCGCCGCGTTCACCGTGACGATGTGGCAGCCGCTTTCCAGGGCGCGCAGCCGCAGGTTCGCGTCGTGATATTGCAGATAGCGCTGGTCCGTTCCGGTATTGGCGCTGTGGAAGATGATCTGGACGCCCTTCTGGCCAAGCTGGTACGAGAGGCGCGGGTCGGGGTAGGGGCCGCAGCCCGGCGTGACCCACAGGTCATTGCAGACCAGGCACCCGAACGTTACGCCCTTGTACTTGAAGGTCCGCAATTCCTCGCCTGGCCGGCACCATTCACGGTCGGTTTGCGTGGGCACGAGCTTCTCGTGCGTGCCCAGCAGCTTTCCCGCGTCCGTATTGATGCGGGACTGAATGTACGTCTTGCCGTCCATGCGGGCGCCGGTGCCGACAATCGCCGTGACGTAGGCCTGGCGGCACGCGGCGGCTATCTGGCGCCAAGCCTCGTCCGTGCGGGCATCGCTGAAATCGTTGTTGTAGCCCGTCAGCGCCATTTCCGGGAAGAGGATAAAATCGCCTGTATAGCCGTTGATGTGGTCGAGGATCTTGGGCAGATTGTCCTTCTTGGATGCTGCTACGCTCATTTGGACGCCGCAAATGCGTATCAGAGCCATGACGCTTTCTCCTTGCCAGTCACCGATAGTTGGTTTTCCAGATTCATCCTAGCACACGAGCGGACTTCGCGTCACTTGCCGGAACGGGAAAAACAGCGCCGCCGCCCGGGACAGAAGGCCGGGGCAGCGGCGGGAATCAGCGAGTCAGCCGGCGTCAGCCGCCGAGCAGTTGCAGGGCAGTCTGCGGCACGATATTGGCCTGTGCGAGCACCGACGTGCCCGCGGTGACCAGAATCTGGTTCCGCGTGAAATCGATCGTTTCCCGGGCGATGTCCGCGTCGCGGATCATGCTCTCGGACGCCGCGGAATTCTCCTCCTGAATGGCCAGGGTGTTGATGGTGAATTCGAGCCGGTTCTGGATCGCGCCCATCCGGCTGCGCACGGTCGAGACGCTTTGAATGGCTAGATCAATCGTGCTGATGGCCGATACGGCAAGCGCCTGCGTGGAAATGGTCACCGCGCTGACCTGCAGGTCGGAGGTTTTCGCCCCTTCAACCGCGACCAGCAGCGTCTGGCCCGGGCGCGGGCCCGCCTGGAGCGTCACCGTCTGCGCCGAACTCAGCACGCGCACGCCGTTGAACTCCGTATCCAGGGCGATGTCGTCAATCTGGTCCAGTAATTGCCGCACTTCGGCGTCCAGCGCGGCCCGGTTCTCCGTGCTGTTCGTGCCATTGGCCGATTGCACCGCCAGCTCGCGGATGCGCTGCAGGATATTCGTGGTCTCGCTGAGCGCGCCTTCCGCGGTCTGGACCATGCTGATGCCGTCCTGCGAATTGCGCTGCGCCACGCGCGCGCCGCGCACAACCGAGTGAAACCCTTCGGCGATGGCGAGACCCGCCGCGTCGTCCGCGGCCCGGTTGATGCGCAACCCGCTCGAAAGCCGTTCCAGTGTCCTATTGAGGGAGATCGTATTCTTGCGCAGGATTCGGGCGGTGTTGAGCGCGGAAACGTTGGTGTTAATGCGAAGACCCATGACATGTATCCTCCGTGATCGAGGTCACCTTTGCATCCTTGCATCGGTTTGGAACATCCGGGCCCGAGCGGTCCGGCGCTCCGTGACCCAGTATCGGCAAGACGGCCNNNNNNNNNNNNNNNNNNNNNNNNNNNNNNNNNNNNNNNNNNNNNNNNNNNNNNNNNNNNNNNNNNNNNNNNNNNNNNNNNNNNNNNNNNNNNNNNNNNNGGGTTTCATCTCGGTCCGGAGTTTGCAGTGAACACGAACCCGGACGTGGTCGCGACGCTGGTGCGCCTGTGCCTGGACGCGGGCGCGAAGCAGGTGAAGGTCGGTGACAATTCCTGCTACGGTGCGGAGCGGGCCTATCCTATAAGCGGCATCGAGGCGGCAGTACAAGCCGTGGGCGGTGAAATGGTCTATCTCCAGCCGGACCGGTTCCGCGAGATGACGCTGGACGGCGACCGGCTGTACGCGTGGCCGCTGGCCGTGGATATCGTCGAGTCCGACCTGGTCATCAACGTGCCCGTGGTCAAGCACCACGCGCTGACGCAAGTGACGGTGGGCCTGAAGAACTATATGGGCGTGGCCGGCGGCCAGCGTTATCATTTCCACACGGACCTGCCGCGCTGCCTCACGGACATCGCCGCGTTCATGAAACCAAGGCTTTCCGTCGTGGACGCCGTGCGTGTCCTGACCAACAACGGCCCGGCGGGCGGCGAACTCACGGACGTGGAGATTATGGGCGTCGTGGCAGCGGGCACGGACATCGTGGCGCTCGAGGCGTTTGGCGCGGAACTGCTCGGGCGCGACCCGTTCAAGGGCCGCACGATGGCCCTGGCGGAGGCGCGCGGGCTCGGAACGGTGGATTACCGCAGTCTGAACCCACGGGACATTCAATTGGGTTGAAGAAAAGGGCGTGAGGAGCAGTCTTCCTACTGGGCAGAAAGGAGCAGAGCCGGGCAGCAGCCGTGGAGCGGGTAGCGCACTTTGACCCGGTATGGCGCGGCCGGGGTACTGGAACTATGGATGGAGAGAAGGGCATGTCACAAGTCTTTGCACGGTGCCTGAACATCTTCGCGTTTTTGTGCGTGGCCGCGGCAGTGCTTGCGCCAGGCGCATGTTCGCCACAATCACCAGCGCCCCCGGAAACGGCTGCCGCGGCGTCTTCCGAAGCGGACGGAACCGACGACTACCGGCAACTCAAGAACATCTTGCAGGATTTGCAGTTTGCGTATGAAGCAAAAGACGTCGATGGCTTTGCCATTCACGTGGCCGCTGATTTTTCCCTGCCGG carries:
- a CDS encoding PIG-L family deacetylase; the encoded protein is MTRKKTVLAVVAHADDLEFMAAGTIARFIDELGCDVYEYILTDNSKGSYRLSPQTLIEVSAREAGEAARILGLREVRLEGYRDGRLNEVHPNVLRDKIMAFIREVRADIVMSWDPFAPYEDHPDHRMTGMATLEAAAFSGNPLFHPGHANPPRPVTEAYWFAKHPMNAELFVDISATIDKKIAALLAHDCQMVLTVDALLQEARTIGVELPILEQLEDGGHKELIAAGVRRWCAELGEPRGIAFAEQFRYEKLGMLDKVLGAGFVRPDFGS
- a CDS encoding flagellin FliC; this encodes MGLRINTNVSALNTARILRKNTISLNRTLERLSSGLRINRAADDAAGLAIAEGFHSVVRGARVAQRNSQDGISMVQTAEGALSETTNILQRIRELAVQSANGTNSTENRAALDAEVRQLLDQIDDIALDTEFNGVRVLSSAQTVTLQAGPRPGQTLLVAVEGAKTSDLQVSAVTISTQALAVSAISTIDLAIQSVSTVRSRMGAIQNRLEFTINTLAIQEENSAASESMIRDADIARETIDFTRNQILVTAGTSVLAQANIVPQTALQLLGG
- a CDS encoding Gfo/Idh/MocA family oxidoreductase, which translates into the protein MSESNPERRQFMADMARLTATSVLAGCATTAADSGRAAAAATHRAKPAPQRRAIGPNDRIQCAFIGVGSRGSSILESTLTLEGVDVTAVCDTYDVWRDRAVNWCKAKRPEVGSYVRFEDMFEKEPLDAVVIATPDHIHTPAVLAALDAGLDVYCEKPIALTAQDARDIRDWVGETGAVFQTGTQLRSMPMYQKAREVVGSGAIGKLVLVQVNRHFKSGRLTEAAPPGDANEENVHWAAFLRDTKSYPLDFTRYFHWRQFREYSNGYFGDLMLHHLDMCHFITGSDMPARVVAAGGIYNVEDGRSTPDTVSAVVEYPDSKFHFNFTTADSNGHFGLVERYLGTEGTLEITGMGAMSVFRNDVEEKVPSDGIRNEPHLQNFFDAMRNRSTTIAPAEAGCMGATVAHMAVWSLDSGRAVRWDAEAGAPVLA
- a CDS encoding SDR family oxidoreductase is translated as MARYLVTGGAGFIGSNLVRALLARGEQVRVLDDFATGRRVNIAEVTDRVDVVEGSICDADAVRRAMSGVDYCLHLAAIPSVPRSVADPLRSNRVNVEGTLQVFLAARDAEVKRVVYASSSSVYGNAPPGPLAEGLPRAPVSPYGVSKAAAEMYAETFSRLYGVDLVGLRYFNVFGPRQDPNSPYAAVIPIFIRALRGGRRPPVHGDGGQSRDFTFVDNVVEANLLACACPGRIAGVYNVACGDSTPVLGLADMLNAILGTRIEPEYLPARPGDIRDSRADISRARQAFGYVPRVSLREGLERTAVWYERTEDGS
- the pdxH gene encoding pyridoxamine 5'-phosphate oxidase, which encodes MTTFAAWLEEVQAQADLVPEPTAAALATVDGQGAPDVRIVLVKKSDAGGFVFFTNLNSPKARQLAAHPRAALCFYWGPLDRQVRIRGPVERVGDAEADEYFATRPRESQIGAWASKQSEALRGRFELETQVAIYGARHAIGKVPRPEFWSGFRLVPESIEFWLKRPFRLHERLLYTRSGGGWQKQLLYP
- a CDS encoding sugar phosphate isomerase/epimerase yields the protein AICNEIFKDWNDIERTVHYVKEVGYDGLEIAPFTLAPYVTDIPEATRRQIVRAAQAADLEIAGIHWVFVGPQGVYLTHPDKAVRAFTAEYLADLVRFCGEIGGKVLVFGSPKQRNVMRDVTYNQALCYAREVFEAALPRCEEYGVTICMEQLTHLETNFCQTVEETAELIDAVSHPNFQLLLDTKAMAFQAEDRPVLIRKYAKYLRHYHANDENLEGPGAGKVDFGPIFAALREIGYAGYMSVEVFKFDAGPEAIATKSLEYLRRFV
- a CDS encoding carbon-nitrogen hydrolase family protein; amino-acid sequence: MALIRICGVQMSVAASKKDNLPKILDHINGYTGDFILFPEMALTGYNNDFSDARTDEAWRQIAAACRQAYVTAIVGTGARMDGKTYIQSRINTDAGKLLGTHEKLVPTQTDREWCRPGEELRTFKYKGVTFGCLVCNDLWVTPGCGPYPDPRLSYQLGQKGVQIIFHSANTGTDQRYLQYHDANLRLRALESGCHIVTVNAAAAEGAVNSPTGIVSPKGEWLVQCPREGEHRFCYDLEIEAE
- a CDS encoding DUF362 domain-containing protein encodes the protein GFHLGPEFAVNTNPDVVATLVRLCLDAGAKQVKVGDNSCYGAERAYPISGIEAAVQAVGGEMVYLQPDRFREMTLDGDRLYAWPLAVDIVESDLVINVPVVKHHALTQVTVGLKNYMGVAGGQRYHFHTDLPRCLTDIAAFMKPRLSVVDAVRVLTNNGPAGGELTDVEIMGVVAAGTDIVALEAFGAELLGRDPFKGRTMALAEARGLGTVDYRSLNPRDIQLG